From one Felis catus isolate Fca126 chromosome E2, F.catus_Fca126_mat1.0, whole genome shotgun sequence genomic stretch:
- the OGFOD1 gene encoding prolyl 3-hydroxylase OGFOD1 isoform X2, whose translation MDMEPFLHCVIPDFIQSQNFLEGLQKELLNLDFHEKYNDLYKFQQSDDLKKRREPHICALRKVLFEDFRTWLADISKIDLESTIDMSCAKYEFSDALLCHDDELEGRRIAFILYLVPPWDRSLGGTLDLYNVDEHFQPKQIVKSLIPSWNTLVFFEVSPVSFHQVSEVLSEEKSRLSISGWFHGPSLTRPPNYFEPLVPRSPHIPQDHEILYDWINPTYLDMDYQVQIQEEFEERSEILLKEFLKPEKFAEVCEALEKGDVKWSSRGPPNKRFYEKAEESKLPNILKDCMELFRSEALFLLLSNFTGLKLHFLAPSEEDEVEDKKEGEGTSAADHTEEGTSHSSPGPQSPQTAVSHSSQQSSEQTDPESEENEAKRDSSVPTCQGELRRWKTGHYTLIHDNSKTEFALDLLLYCGCEGWEPEYGGFTSYIAKGEDEELLTVNPENNSLALVYRDRETLKFVKHINHRSLEQKKAFPNRTGFWDFSFVYYE comes from the exons TCTGATGAtttgaagaagagaagagagccTCACATCTGTGCTTTAAG GAAAGTTCTGTTTGAAGATTTCCGGACTTGGCTTGCTGACATTTCCAAGATTGACCTGGAATCAACTATTGACATGTCCTGTGCTAAATATGAATTCTCTG ATGCCCTCCTCTGCCACGACGACGAGCTGGAAGGGCGCCGGATCGCCTTCATTCTTTACCTGGTTCCTCCCTGGGACAGGAGTTTGGGGGGCACCCTGGACCTGTACAACGTTGATG AACACTTTCAGCCGAAGCAGATTGTCAAGTCTCTTATCCCTTCATGGAACACACTGGTTTTCTTTGAAGTGTCTCCAGTATCCTTTCACCAG GTGTCTGAAGTCCTGTCTGAAGAAAAGTCACGTTTGTCTATAAGTGGCTGGTTTCATGGTCCTTCACTGACCAGACCCCCCAACTACTTTGAACCACTTGTACCTCGGAGCCCGCACATCCCACAAGAT CATGAAATTTTATATGATTGGATCAACCCTACTTATCTGGACATGGATTACCAAGTTCAAATTCAAGAAGAGTTTGAAGAAAGGTCCGAAATCCTCCTAAAGGAGTTCCTTAAG CCTGAGAAATTTGCAGAGGTCTGTGAGGCTTTGGAGAAAGGAGATGTGAAATGGAGCAGCCGAGGTCCCCCTAACAAAAG GTTTTATGAGAAAGCGGAGGAGAGCAAGCTTCCCAACATCCTGAAGGACTGCATGGAATTATTTCGCTCCGAGGCTCTGTTCTTGCTGCTCTCCAACTTCACAGGCCTGAAACTCCACTTCTTGGCCCCTTCAGAGGAAGATGAGGTGGAGGACAAAAAGGAGGGGGAAGGCACCTCTGCAGCTGATCACACTGAAGAAGGGACTAGCCATAGCTCCCCTGGGCCCCAGAGTCCTCAGACGGCCGTCAGCCACAGCAGCCAACAGAGCAGTGAACAGACAGACCCAGAGTCAGAGGAAAACGAAGCCAAGAGAG ACTCAAGTGTTCCCACATGCCAGGGGGAGTTGAGGCGTTGGAAGACTGGTCACTACACTTTGATCCATGACAACAGCAAGACTGAATTTGCCCTGGATTTACTTCTCTACTGTGGCTGTGAAG GCTGGGAGCCAGAATATGGCGGCTTTACTTCCTACATTGCCAAAGGTGAAGATGAAGAG CTGCTAACAGTGAATCCGGAAAACAACTCTTTGGCACTGGTCTACAGAGATAGAGAGACTCTGAAATTTGTCAAGCATATTAACCACCGAAGCCTAGAACAAAAGAAAGCCTTCCCAAATAGAACAGGTTTCTGGGACTTCTCGTTTGTCTATTACGAATGA